A window of the Deltaproteobacteria bacterium genome harbors these coding sequences:
- a CDS encoding PTS sugar transporter subunit IIC, translated as MRERLHALGTALGKQPHLMAVRDGVVGSLPLILLGSLFLLLAQPPWPALSRFLPAPSTLLSGYQACAGLVSIYACVATALSLSRRRESDPVAGATTALAVLLVAQYPVNKMLSMAALGAAGLFPAFAGAIFAVEVLHAFQQRKWGIKLSGGAPDVVVRSFAALLPSVTCVVLVWFVVHVLGIDLAGGIAALFRPLLRGGDSLYAVVIVVLIDSALWLIGVHGIAVLAAVRPLWLAALAENMTAASAGHAPPHVFTQEFFIWFIWQGGSGTTLAFAILLLFARSKQLRLVGEAGIVPAVFNINEPLLFGAPVVMNGKLAPPFIAAPVILAVISWCAMHFGAVRPPYIEVVWTLVPEQRRRSKGAGVAAREPGHRVDHLVAIRPPIRSSPRLRGGSCRLDDHERRPSRADPELPVEPIGCLAADADPPVVHALQVVGGAEADEVRWIVGAACGAELDVVDVHRCASTPPDLAQAEIPLEDALPGRIRLLQGGFPDLQEVLGDAHEAFAGRNPLPSGVANGVKGHG; from the coding sequence GTGCGGGAACGGCTCCACGCTCTCGGCACCGCGCTGGGAAAGCAACCGCACTTGATGGCGGTGCGCGACGGCGTGGTCGGAAGCCTGCCGCTCATCCTCCTCGGCAGCCTCTTTCTCCTCCTGGCGCAGCCGCCTTGGCCGGCGCTGTCCCGGTTCTTGCCGGCGCCTTCGACGTTGCTCTCCGGGTATCAGGCCTGCGCCGGGCTGGTCTCCATCTACGCCTGCGTGGCCACCGCCTTATCCCTGTCGCGGCGGCGGGAGAGCGATCCCGTCGCAGGCGCCACCACGGCGCTCGCCGTCCTGCTCGTCGCGCAGTACCCGGTGAACAAGATGCTGTCGATGGCGGCTCTCGGCGCGGCCGGACTCTTCCCGGCCTTCGCGGGAGCCATCTTCGCGGTGGAAGTCCTGCATGCCTTCCAGCAGCGGAAGTGGGGAATCAAGCTGAGCGGCGGCGCGCCCGACGTGGTGGTGCGCAGCTTCGCGGCGCTGCTGCCCAGCGTGACCTGCGTCGTGCTGGTCTGGTTCGTCGTGCACGTGCTGGGCATCGACCTGGCGGGCGGCATCGCGGCGCTCTTCCGGCCGCTGCTGCGCGGGGGCGATTCGCTGTACGCGGTGGTGATCGTCGTCCTCATCGACAGCGCGCTCTGGCTCATCGGCGTCCACGGCATCGCGGTGCTTGCGGCGGTGCGCCCCCTCTGGCTGGCGGCACTGGCGGAGAACATGACCGCCGCCAGCGCCGGCCACGCTCCCCCGCACGTGTTCACACAGGAGTTCTTCATCTGGTTCATCTGGCAGGGCGGGTCGGGGACGACGCTCGCCTTTGCCATCCTCTTGCTCTTCGCGCGCTCGAAGCAGCTCCGGCTGGTGGGCGAGGCCGGAATCGTTCCCGCCGTCTTCAACATCAACGAGCCGCTCCTCTTCGGCGCCCCGGTGGTGATGAACGGCAAGCTCGCGCCGCCCTTCATCGCCGCGCCGGTCATCCTGGCCGTCATCTCGTGGTGCGCGATGCATTTCGGCGCCGTGCGGCCACCGTACATCGAGGTGGTGTGGACGCTGGTACCTGAGCAGCGGCGGCGATCTAAAGGCGCTGGTGTTGCAGCTCGTGAACCTGGTCATCGCGTTGATCATCTGGTGGCCATTCGTCCGCCGATACGATCGTCACCTCGTCTCCGCGGAGGCAGCTGCCGGCTCGACGACCACGAGCGGCGCCCTTCCCGGGCGGACCCCGAGCTCCCAGTAGAGCCCATCGGGTGCCTTGCCGCGGACGCGGATCCACCCGTTGTGCACGCATTGCAGGTGGTGGGCGGCGCAGAGGCTGACGAGGTTCGTTGGATCGTCGGAGCCGCCTGCGGAGCGGAACTGGATGTGGTGGACGTGCACCGCTGCGCGAGTACACCCCCAGACCTGGCACAAGCCGAGATCCCGCTCGAGGACGCGCTTCCGGGCCGTATTCGGCTCCTCCAAGGCGGCTTTCCAGACCTCCAGGAAGTGCTCGGCGATGCGCACGAGGCATTCGCCGGGCGAAATCCACTGCCCAGCGGCGTTGCGAACGGCGTGAAAGGCCATGGCTAG